One genomic segment of Mytilus galloprovincialis chromosome 5, xbMytGall1.hap1.1, whole genome shotgun sequence includes these proteins:
- the LOC143075858 gene encoding uncharacterized protein LOC143075858: protein MDYNITIPEYSRDLSKHMYRLQQSGLFCDAWLVCKDGVVFVHKLVLVACGSAYLLQQLSTDTSSNTQCQVFLKDYSLKTVYDFVQALYTGSFTLNHERAFDLLNLCTFLDVSIFTTSVQGVVNSDANLKQQLEKRQNSNNKNCVFYDVEIAQDSFSAPLKIPMKLLEDNVILERIGDSTINTKGHCSQPSGAISKRTWTSILNSDCVDNNKRKTNVDLSNTDSDNTKGQSSQSSDSISKRTWTSILNSNCVDNKKRKNNVNSSNIDSGIPHKQARVLEQSKNDVQTKPNICSQQIKQEKEKPKIVKHVEDKEKGQGSTIQSDHAFEVHNKKGVSKKTERLSAISGLLYEVDEDSSKGTITDKDENSSEATITDIDENSSDGSIIELQVDKSIIKGSSEKSKPLPTSKVNSEKSKPLLSTRDSSEKSKTLSTSMGSSEKQKHLPTSKGQTKTLPTCTSKVSSVKSKTLSTSNGQTKTLPTCSSKGSSEKSKILSTSMDSSEISKALTNSMGSSKNSKTLPTLSTDQGILAKTEKQEWKCQLCQKVSKDFVEKEDGQHICTGCDSLFSGEDNQTDGGANQIDSEDNSLDGEANATEGEDNQSDGEENMEKVSEIKIEKKEIHNGKVMQYDYQSLVDAYYAVKEGGMSMKAACKHFCVNKLELQRRVSGKISIDINPHDTLITGCIHRKRNKKYRSYSTSAMAAAYKAVVEDKVPMRSASKLHGVPFTTLMDRVHGRIDPDCTTMGNGPFFPLDKESRLVTHLIEMGELGYGYYRQDVVDMASNYAIALDLKTKKDKPLTLMWYSGMIKRWPDFKIVKLKALEVVKANNANKETISKYFNQLEKALLKYNLIDKPHLIYNVDEKSVAISGKGETVTILGCGNAAGSALPPFFIFPGQKVNDQLLEGSSPGSVVTVSKTGESNSDIFMDFLRNHFMKIVPDNELVLLLLDGHASHIPVSTFEWARNHNIILQLIPAFTSHFLQPLDVGCYGLLKDIYNSLCHKTIRTKNCALDHNDVCPMVCKAYKNALSTSNLQSAFRKTGIYPFTKDVMELPLEPSEALCLTDSESIEESQVENIIDLHVLNEDNSSSEAEIVNERNHVTDI, encoded by the exons ATGGATTATAATATCACTATTCCTGAATACTCTCGAGATCTCTCAAAACACATGTACCGGTTACAGCAGTCTGGTCTGTTTTGTGATGCATGGCTAGTGTGTAAAGATGGGGTTGTCTTTGTACATAAACTGGTACTGGTGGCATGTGGCAGTGCTTACCTTCTGCAGCAGCTCTCAACAGATACCAGTTCTAATACACAATGTCAAGTTTTCTTGAAAGATTACTCGTTGAAAACAGTTTATGATTTTGTACAAGCTCTGTATACAGGAAGTTTTACCTTGAATCATGAGCGGGCATTTGATTTGTTGAATCTTTGCACTTTTTTGGATGTGAGTATATTTACAACTTCTGTTCAAGGCGTTGTGAACAGTGATGCCAATCTAAAACAGCAACTGGAGAAGAGACAAAATAGCAACAACAAGAATTGTGTATTTTATGACGTAGAAATTGCCCAAGACTCTTTTTCTGCTCCGCTGAAGATACCTATGAAGCTACTGGAAGATAACGTTATTTTGGAAAGAATAGGGGACAGTACTATTAATACTAAAGGTCATTGTTCTCAACCTAGTGGAGCAATTTCAAAGAGGACTTGGACATCAATTTTGAATTCAGATTGTGTAGACAATAACAAGAGAAAAACCAATGTAGATTTATCTAATACTGACAGCGACAATACTAAAGGTCAAAGTTCTCAATCTAGTGATTCAATTTCAAAGAGGACTTGGACatcaattttgaattcaaatTGTGTAGacaataaaaagagaaaaaacaatgTAAATTCATCTAATATTGACAGCGGCATTCCACATAAACAGGCAAGAGTTTTAGAACAATCAAAGAATGATGTTCAAACAAAGCCAAATATTTGTTCACAACAgataaaacaagaaaaagaaaaacccAAGATTGTTAAACATGTAGAAGATAAAGAAAAAGGTCAGGGTAGCACCATACAGAGTGATCATGCATTTGAAGTACATAATAAGAAAGGTGTTTCGAAAAAAACTGAAAGACTGTCAGCAATTTCTGGCCTGCTATATGAGGTAGATGAAGATAGTAGCAAAGGAACGATTACTGATAAAGATGAAAATAGTAGCGAAGCAACAATTACTGATATAGATGAAAATAGTAGTGATGGCTCTATTATTGAGTTACAAGTAGATAAATCAATAATCAAAGGTAGTTCAGAAAAGTCAAAACCTTTACCAACAAGCAAAGTTAATTCagaaaaatcaaaacctttactTTCAACAAGGGATAGTTcagaaaaatcaaaaactttatcAACCAGCATGGGTAgttcagaaaaacaaaaacatttaccaACAAGCAAAGGTCAAACAAAAACATTACCAACATGTACAAGTAAAGTTAGTTCAGTAAAGTCAAAAACTTTATCAACCAGCAATGGTCAAACAAAAACATTACCAACATGTTCAAGTAAAGGTAGTtcagaaaaatcaaaaattttatcaaCAAGCATGGACAGTTCAGAAATATCAAAAGCTTTAACAAATAGCATGGGTagttcaaaaaattcaaaaactttacCAACATTGAGCACAGACCAGGGTATTTTAGCTAAAACTGAAAAACAAGAGTGGAAATGTCAACTTTGTCAGAAAGTTTCAAAAGATTTTGTTGAAAAGGAAGATGGGCAGCACATATGTACAGGTTGTGATAGTCTGTTTTCTGGTGAAGATAATCAGACAGATGGCGGAGCTAATCAGATAGATAGTGAAGACAATTCTTTAGATGGTGAAGCCAATGCAACAGAAGGAGAAGACAATCAGTCAGATGgcgaagaaaatatggaaaaagtATCAGAAATAAAGATAGAGAAAAAG gaaatacaTAATGGAAAGGTTATGCAGTATGATTATCAATCATTAGTGGACGCTTATTATGCTGTGAAGGAGGGAGGAATGTCCATGAAGGCAGCCtgtaaacatttttgtgttaacaAGTTAGAACTCCAACGAAGAGTAAGCGGGAAAATAAGTATAGAT atcaATCCACATGATACTCTAATTACTGGTTGTATACATCGTAAGCGTAATAAAAAATATCGATCTTATAGTACGTCAGCAATGGCAGCAGCTTACAAAGCTGTAGTAGAGGACAAGGTTCCTATGCGTTCAGCATCAAAGTTACATGGTGTACCGTTCACAACTCTTATGGATAGGGTTCATGGTAGAATAGACCCTGACTGTACTACCATGGGCAATGGACCTTTCTTTCCCTTAGATAAAGAAAGCAGGTTGGTGACTCACTTGATAGAAATGGGTGAACTTGGGTATGGATATTATCGTCAGGATGTGGTGGACATGGCATCCAACTATGCAATTGCGCTTGATCTGAAAACCAAGAAGGATAAACCCTTGACTCTGATGTGGTACTCAGGCATGATTAAACGATGGCCAGATTTTAAGATTGTAAAATTAAAGGCTTTAGAAGTTGTTAAAGCAAATAATGCCAACAAAGAGACCATTTCTAAGTACTTTAATCAACTTGAAAAAGCTTTACTTAAGTACAATCTCATAGACAAACCTCATTTAATTTACAATGTTGATGAGAAAAGTGTTGCTATTTCAGGAAAAGGTGAAACAGTCACAATTTTGGGTTGTGGAAATGCAGCTGGTAGTGCGTTGCCTCCTTTCTTTATCTTTCCTGGACAGAAAGTGAATGACCAGCTGCTGGAGGGGTCTTCACCAGGATCTGTTGTCACAGTCTCTAAAACTGGAGAGTCTAATTCAGACATTTTTATGGATTTTCTCCGCAATCATTTCATGAAGATAGTCCCAGATAATGAACTTGTGTTGTTATTGTTAGATGGACACGCATCTCATATCCCTGTTAGCACATTTGAATGGGCAAGGAATCATAATATCATACTCCAGTTAATACCAGCATTCACCAGCCATTTTTTGCAACCACTGGATGTAGGTTGTTATGGGCTTCTTAAAGATATCTACAACAGTCTGTGTCATAAAACTATCAGAACAAAAAACTGTGCACTAGATCACAATGATGTGTGCCCCATGGTATGCAAAGCGTACAAAAATGCATTATCAACTAGTAATTTGCAGTCCGCTTTTAGAAAAACAGGAATATATCCATTCACCAAAGATGTCATGGAGTTGCCACTAGAACCATCTGAAGCATTATGCCTCACTGACTCTGAAAGCATTGAAGAAAGCCAGGTTGAGAACATTATTGACTTGCATGTACTAAATGAAGACAATAGTTCATCAGAAGCAGAAATTGTAAATGAGAGAAATCATGTTACTGATATCTAA